From the Bacillus tuaregi genome, one window contains:
- a CDS encoding MerR family transcriptional regulator, giving the protein MFTIREAAEMLGVATSTLRRWENEGKIKSVRTTGNHRRYXRASEKVVL; this is encoded by the coding sequence ATGTTCACAATTAGAGAAGCGGCGGAAATGTTAGGAGTGGCAACATCTACGTTAAGAAGGTGGGAAAACGAAGGAAAAATTAAGTCCGTTCGTACAACAGGCAACCACCGTCGGTATANACGGGCAAGCGAGAAGGTTGTTCTTTAA